One window of Herpetosiphonaceae bacterium genomic DNA carries:
- a CDS encoding MarR family transcriptional regulator, which yields MIYHQLQQIYVLLDDGDRRTLRAVGLTPTQYNLLLKLGVQPDEGQTITELSQALLCTRGNITRLVQRLAQQGLVQCNGDSRDQRLVRVSLTSTGSQRLEQAQAAHTASLRRRLGSLDPATQQSLHSLMQTVATLLTSDLETHRIEHGAAQPGE from the coding sequence GTGATATACCATCAACTTCAGCAGATCTACGTGCTGCTCGACGACGGCGATCGTCGTACCCTGCGGGCTGTCGGTCTTACCCCCACCCAATACAATCTGCTGCTCAAACTTGGCGTCCAGCCCGACGAAGGCCAGACGATCACCGAGCTGAGTCAGGCGCTGCTCTGTACACGCGGCAACATTACGCGGCTGGTACAGCGGCTAGCGCAACAAGGGCTGGTCCAATGCAATGGCGATAGCCGCGACCAACGTCTGGTGCGGGTTTCGCTCACCTCAACCGGCTCACAGCGTTTAGAGCAGGCCCAGGCTGCGCATACGGCCTCGCTTCGTCGTCGCCTCGGCTCACTCGATCCCGCAACGCAACAAAGCCTACACTCGCTGATGCAAACCGTGGCAACGCTTCTCACCAGTGATCTCGAAACCCATAGGATCGAGCATGGAGCGGCTCAGCCTGGGGAGTGA
- a CDS encoding response regulator transcription factor: MTTLDVNTVRVLVVDDHAIVRAGLRMLIESRPGLTVVGEAASTAEALLLSGREQPDLILLDLDLGGESSLDILPELFATASQARVLMLTGVRDPEQHHRAVRLGAMGVVLKEKAADDLLKAIEKVHAGEVWLDGALMARVLGRTLPGSDASAINPESAKMAALTDREREVIALICEGLQNKLIGERLFISETTVRHHLTSIFDKVGVSNRLELVIYAYRHGLAKLPR, translated from the coding sequence ATGACTACTCTCGATGTCAATACGGTCCGGGTTCTTGTGGTGGATGACCATGCCATCGTTCGGGCAGGCTTACGGATGCTGATCGAAAGTCGGCCTGGGCTGACGGTGGTGGGCGAGGCTGCCAGCACAGCCGAGGCGCTGCTGCTCAGCGGTCGCGAGCAGCCCGATCTGATTCTGCTCGATCTGGATCTGGGCGGCGAGAGTAGCCTTGACATCCTCCCTGAGCTCTTCGCCACTGCCAGCCAGGCGCGCGTGCTGATGCTGACGGGCGTTCGCGATCCTGAGCAGCATCATCGTGCGGTTCGGCTGGGTGCTATGGGCGTGGTGCTCAAAGAGAAGGCCGCCGACGACCTGCTTAAGGCGATCGAAAAAGTCCACGCTGGCGAGGTGTGGCTCGACGGTGCGCTGATGGCGCGTGTCCTCGGTCGCACGCTGCCGGGTAGCGACGCCAGCGCCATCAACCCGGAATCGGCCAAAATGGCAGCGCTGACCGATCGCGAGCGCGAAGTGATCGCCTTGATCTGCGAGGGCCTGCAAAACAAGCTGATCGGCGAGCGTCTCTTCATCAGCGAAACGACCGTCCGCCATCATCTGACATCGATCTTTGATAAGGTAGGTGTTAGCAATCGCCTTGAGCTGGTGATCTACGCCTACCGCCACGGTCTTGCCAAGCTGCCGCGCTGA
- a CDS encoding alpha-amylase family glycosyl hydrolase, protein MMRIRRRWSRSEAIDPFHSSGHMNRARSSRQRRGLRGLMVVLAALAMIVPGAMRADAPVTNRASLKSDLCYQIATDRFFDGNTGNNNPAKSPNLYDSTKSNWKLYWGGDFAGIQQKLSYLKGMGVTAIWISPHVDNIDKAAVYGGVPNAGYHGYWTRDFMKTEEHFGTLTEFDSLISAAHTNGIKVIMDWAPNHTSPANPSDPNFAEKGALYNNGTFMGDYINDPNGYFHHNGGITNWDDRYETQYKNLADLADFEQQNATIDNYLKNAANYWMNRGVDGIRVDAVKHMTQGWQRSAADKLLNNKDHFLFGEWYLGGYNDPLYSDNVRFSNDSGISVLDFYLNIAMRDTFGNGVSMRNLDNAITKTGADYKYKENLITFIDNHDMSRFLTLRNNTTWLHQALAFMMTVRGTPCIYYGTEQYLHNDTNGGGDPYNRPMMPGFSTTTTAYQVLNKLSTLRQDQPALAFGGHQQRWLNDDVYIYERRFYNDVVLVAINKSAINYNVTGLNTALPPGTYTDQLTGLLGGSSITVGSGTGGNNPVTAFNLGAGKTVVWSYKAGEPSVPQLGSVGPVLTRSGNKVTLEGRGFGTSGTVYFGTTPASVVSWSANRIVVTAPSVASGNTQVKVTTAGGTSNTYEIKVLSGAQVPVTFTVKNASPTSFGDYIYLTGNVYELGNWSTSRSTAIGPMVAPSYPDWYITTSVPACTTVQFKFIKITSGGAVTWENGANHTYTAPCSGTGSSTVWWQY, encoded by the coding sequence ATGATGCGGATACGTCGGCGTTGGAGTCGGAGCGAGGCGATAGATCCATTTCACTCCTCAGGGCATATGAACCGGGCGCGCTCCTCAAGGCAGCGCCGTGGCTTGCGCGGGCTGATGGTTGTATTGGCGGCGCTCGCCATGATCGTCCCCGGCGCGATGCGCGCGGATGCGCCAGTGACGAATCGGGCGAGTCTCAAGTCCGATCTCTGCTACCAGATCGCGACCGACCGATTTTTTGACGGGAATACCGGCAACAACAACCCCGCCAAGAGTCCTAACCTCTACGACAGCACTAAATCCAACTGGAAGCTCTACTGGGGCGGCGATTTTGCCGGTATCCAGCAAAAGCTAAGCTATCTGAAGGGCATGGGCGTTACGGCGATCTGGATCTCGCCGCACGTCGACAACATCGACAAGGCAGCGGTCTACGGCGGCGTGCCCAACGCTGGCTACCACGGCTACTGGACGCGCGACTTCATGAAGACCGAAGAGCACTTCGGGACGCTCACCGAGTTCGATAGCCTGATCTCGGCTGCTCATACCAACGGCATCAAGGTGATCATGGACTGGGCACCCAACCACACCAGCCCGGCCAATCCCAGCGACCCGAACTTCGCCGAGAAAGGCGCGCTCTACAATAACGGCACCTTCATGGGCGACTACATCAACGATCCCAACGGCTACTTCCACCACAACGGCGGCATCACCAACTGGGACGACCGCTACGAGACGCAGTACAAGAACCTGGCGGACCTGGCCGATTTCGAGCAGCAAAACGCGACGATCGATAACTACCTCAAGAATGCCGCCAACTACTGGATGAATCGCGGCGTGGACGGCATTCGCGTGGATGCGGTTAAGCATATGACCCAGGGCTGGCAGCGCTCCGCCGCCGATAAGCTGCTCAACAACAAGGATCATTTCTTGTTCGGCGAGTGGTACCTGGGCGGCTACAACGATCCGCTCTACAGCGACAACGTGCGCTTCTCCAACGACAGCGGCATCTCGGTGCTGGACTTCTACCTCAATATCGCTATGCGCGATACCTTTGGCAATGGCGTGAGCATGCGCAACCTCGATAATGCCATCACCAAAACCGGCGCGGACTACAAGTACAAAGAGAACCTGATCACGTTCATCGACAACCACGACATGTCGCGCTTTCTGACGCTCAGGAACAACACCACCTGGCTGCATCAGGCGCTCGCCTTTATGATGACCGTGCGCGGCACGCCCTGCATCTACTACGGCACCGAGCAGTATCTCCATAACGATACGAACGGCGGCGGCGATCCGTACAACCGCCCGATGATGCCCGGCTTCAGCACCACCACCACGGCGTATCAGGTGCTCAACAAGCTCTCCACGCTGCGGCAGGATCAGCCCGCGCTGGCCTTCGGCGGGCATCAGCAGCGCTGGCTCAACGACGATGTGTATATCTACGAGCGGCGCTTTTACAACGATGTCGTGCTAGTGGCGATCAACAAGTCGGCGATCAACTACAACGTCACCGGCCTGAACACCGCGCTTCCGCCGGGCACCTACACCGATCAGCTAACCGGCCTGCTGGGTGGATCGAGCATTACTGTCGGCAGCGGCACCGGCGGCAATAATCCGGTCACGGCCTTCAACCTGGGCGCGGGCAAAACTGTGGTCTGGTCGTACAAGGCTGGCGAGCCGTCCGTGCCGCAGCTTGGCAGCGTCGGGCCGGTGCTGACGCGCTCCGGCAACAAGGTGACGCTGGAAGGTCGGGGTTTCGGCACGTCGGGCACAGTCTATTTCGGCACCACGCCCGCATCGGTCGTAAGCTGGTCGGCGAACCGGATCGTCGTCACCGCGCCATCGGTCGCGTCTGGCAACACGCAGGTGAAGGTGACAACGGCGGGCGGCACCAGCAACACCTACGAGATCAAGGTGCTGAGCGGCGCTCAGGTGCCCGTCACCTTTACAGTCAAGAATGCCAGCCCCACCAGCTTCGGCGATTACATTTATCTGACCGGCAACGTCTATGAGCTGGGCAACTGGTCGACCAGCCGCTCGACGGCGATCGGCCCGATGGTCGCGCCGAGCTATCCCGACTGGTACATCACAACCAGCGTGCCCGCGTGCACCACGGTTCAGTTCAAATTCATCAAGATCACGTCGGGCGGCGCTGTGACGTGGGAGAATGGCGCTAACCATACGTACACCGCTCCATGCTCCGGCACCGGCAGCAGCACCGTGTGGTGGCAATACTGA